Part of the Paenibacillus sp. JNUCC32 genome is shown below.
GTAGTTGAAGTTCGCTTTCCGCCATACGGTGTTCACCTCTAATCATATCGTTGATATCTCATATGGTATCACCCGATCAGCGTGCTTTCCAAGGGATTGAATGCTTATAATTATCTTTCACGGATAAAGTGTGATTCGACATCGAACTATACGGAATAAAATATGCGTGCACCCGACAAAAAAGGCGTGCAAAAATCGGCGCATAGCTTCGGCATTCGTTCACGCATCCATGCATGCACGGATTCATTCTCCAACTGAAAGACATAGTAGCCGATAATGGCAAGCAGCATGAAACCTTCTAATAAAACGAGCTTATGTTGTCCCGTATGATCATTGCCATAATACCCTTTCAGGAATGTATCCCGAAGCTGTGAAGGAACCATCATGGCACCCATGGCAACATCCGTGTAATGGTACCCTGGTCCGAAAAAACCAAAATCGATAAAACTCAGTTCTCCATCTGAGGTCATGATGATATTCCCCAAGCTTAAATCACCGTGGATAAGCCCCCAGGCCTCAACGTTACCACTGTCCACAAGGCGCGCGTTAACCAACGATATCGTTTCTTCAATAACGGAAACATCGGAGGAAGTAAACAAATCTTTCGCCAATCCTTGCTTTATAACTTCAATCATATATAGATTGTAGTCTATCCCCTGACTCGGACGCTTGTCCAAGCCCTCCTGCTCGTATGAGCCATAAAATTTGTGTAGCTCTGCAATGCGAGTCCCCAGCTTCTCGACCAGTACCGGGTCGCTTACGTCATCCTTCTGCAAGTCTCTTCCTTCCAGCCAGGTAAGCACGGAGCTGTTCCAACGCTTCCCCTCGTGTTCGAAAATCGTGATCAATTCACCTTTCCGATTACGCATAGGCCTCTGGACAAGCAGATGATCCCAGCCTGACAAGTGCTCCAGCATATGCAGTTCGCCCAGCAGACCGTCGTAGGTATGCTGCTGACCAGCCATGCCTTCTTTTAGCGGTTGATGAATGCGCATCAGATATGTGCTTCCGTCATGGCCTACTACCTTGTACGTTCGATTTTCATTATGCCGAATAAAGGAAATTTCCGGTTCCCGGATGTCGTATTCATTCAAAATTTCCTGCAGCTGTTCATTTCGCATTTGAAACTTCTCCTTATACTTCTGAAATGGAACCCGTCAGCCCTCCAGGAACGTATCGTCAAAATACGCTTTGA
Proteins encoded:
- a CDS encoding phosphotransferase enzyme family protein gives rise to the protein MRNEQLQEILNEYDIREPEISFIRHNENRTYKVVGHDGSTYLMRIHQPLKEGMAGQQHTYDGLLGELHMLEHLSGWDHLLVQRPMRNRKGELITIFEHEGKRWNSSVLTWLEGRDLQKDDVSDPVLVEKLGTRIAELHKFYGSYEQEGLDKRPSQGIDYNLYMIEVIKQGLAKDLFTSSDVSVIEETISLVNARLVDSGNVEAWGLIHGDLSLGNIIMTSDGELSFIDFGFFGPGYHYTDVAMGAMMVPSQLRDTFLKGYYGNDHTGQHKLVLLEGFMLLAIIGYYVFQLENESVHAWMRERMPKLCADFCTPFLSGARIFYSV